Proteins from a genomic interval of Syntrophorhabdus sp.:
- a CDS encoding GNAT family N-acetyltransferase, with translation MTLPGWHEEPVAKKHGRKDFDCGDADLNDFLYRYARQSHDLGAAKTILAIDDADDRTVLGFYSLAPASLSYERAPKTLRRGLARHDVPGFRLARIATHVNVQGRGLGGQLIAAAGRRCLRAATEVGGVILIIDGKNDRAAKWYAAYGAVPLLDAPLTLVMALASLEAELKKAGRL, from the coding sequence ATGACCCTTCCGGGCTGGCACGAAGAGCCTGTTGCAAAAAAGCACGGTCGCAAGGATTTCGATTGCGGTGACGCAGACCTGAACGATTTTCTCTACCGTTATGCGCGCCAGAGTCACGATCTCGGCGCGGCAAAGACCATCCTCGCGATCGACGACGCTGACGACAGGACCGTTCTCGGTTTTTACAGCCTCGCGCCGGCGTCGCTCAGCTATGAGCGGGCACCGAAGACCCTGCGCCGCGGCCTCGCCCGCCACGATGTACCGGGTTTCAGACTCGCGCGCATCGCCACGCACGTAAACGTGCAAGGACGGGGGCTTGGCGGTCAACTCATCGCCGCGGCCGGCCGGCGCTGCCTGCGCGCCGCAACTGAAGTCGGCGGCGTGATCCTCATCATCGACGGGAAGAACGACCGGGCCGCCAAATGGTATGCCGCCTATGGCGCGGTCCCACTGCTGGATGCGCCATTGACCCTCGTCATGGCCCTTGCCTCCCTTGAAGCCGAGTTAAAGAAGGCAGGCCGGCTTTAG
- a CDS encoding DUF1778 domain-containing protein, whose amino-acid sequence MPRAVVEASERMNLRVKPEVKARLVRAAALRHMDLTEFVTRTALHEAEAVIEEAEHIKLSERDSLLVLDLLENPPPANARLRAAIAAMPKKA is encoded by the coding sequence ATGCCAAGAGCTGTTGTTGAAGCTAGTGAAAGGATGAACCTCCGGGTCAAGCCGGAGGTGAAAGCACGCCTTGTCCGGGCAGCCGCGTTGCGCCACATGGACCTGACGGAGTTTGTGACGCGGACCGCGTTGCACGAGGCGGAAGCCGTGATCGAGGAGGCAGAACACATCAAGCTGTCAGAGAGAGACAGCCTGCTTGTTCTCGATCTGCTCGAAAACCCGCCGCCGGCGAATGCCAGGCTTCGCGCCGCGATCGCGGCGATGCCGAAAAAGGCATGA